In Gossypium arboreum isolate Shixiya-1 chromosome 5, ASM2569848v2, whole genome shotgun sequence, a single genomic region encodes these proteins:
- the LOC108485010 gene encoding receptor-like protein kinase 5 — protein MSKPTAGFLKIHFNALVLILLVCHASSQLHAAQEQAILIQLKQYWQNPSSISHWTLSANSTNHCSWPEITCINNSVTELGLPNKTINGAIPSLICGLQNLASLDLNYNYIIGEFPKTLYNCSKLEYLDLSQNYFVGPIPHDINTLGRLQYLNLMVNNFSGEVPAAIGSLQELRTLLLVKNQFSGPLPLEISNLSKLEILELADNSEFMPSKFPSSFTNLTMLKTLWMSGTNLIGEIPEIIGDMKALEVLDLSKNALTGEIPKALFLLKNLKAVYLFNNTLFGEIPQVIRASNLTVIDLSQNSLTGRIPSDVGKLEKLSILVLFYNQLSGEIPEGLGQISTLTDVRLFGNRLSGTLPQDLGRYSMLERFEVCSNRLTGLLPKHLCDGGKLLGVVAFDNNLTGQLPTSLGNCDSLVMVDVRRNGLTGSIPSGLWTSLNLSKLMISDNMFTGELPRKVSDNLSRLEMSNNRFFGEIPVDVKLWRNLSVFNASNNFFSGTIPGELTALSSVQVLLLDRNQLHGSLPSDIISWNSLATLNLSQNQLSGQIPEAIGFLPSLNLLDLSKNEFSGQIPPQLGQLKSSFINLSSNHLVGNIPKEFENGAYSNSFLNNPGLCAGTANVNLRICGSQKNPNLSYPRILIWISSTAVLVLCLSVSFFLSKFCWKRNRVLDPEWELTAFQMVTFTIKSILSGLEGQKNKIGDGGSGEVYRVDITGNGDFVAVKKIRNKIKLERELEKEFQAEVMTLSRIKHLNIVKLMCCMSSKDSKLLVYEYMENGSLDLWLNKHRTSGIILDWPKRFRIAIGAAQGLCYMHHDCSPPIIHRDVKSSNILLDSEFNAKVADFGLAKMLIKGKPTTMSAVAGSIGYIAPEYAHTRRINEKVDVYSFGVILLELTTGRKPDHGDENRPLAEWAQRYYEQGNSIVDALAEDIKKACHLNQMCNVFKLGLCCTRTLPPLRPSMRDVLQILVQSAHPLDYQSKSAEKEFDKAVLLQKLKDGPTFCPNNVYSV, from the exons ATGTCAAAGCCAACAGCCGGTTTCCTCAAAATTCATTTCAATGCCCTCGTCCTTATTCTCCTTGTCTGCCATGCAAGTTCCCAGCTGCATGCTGCTCAAGAACAAGCTATCTTAATCCAACTAAAGCAATATTGGCAAAACCCATCGTCCATCAGCCACTGGACCCTCTCAGCAAACTCCACTAACCATTGCAGCTGGCCTGAAATCACTTGCATTAACAACTCAGTCACTGAGTTAGGCCTTCCCAACAAGACCATCAACGGTGCAATCCCGTCTCTCATTTGTGGCCTTCAGAACCTTGCATCCCTTGATCTCAATTATAACTACATCATAGGTGAATTTCCAAAAACTCTCTACAACTGTTCCAAACTTGAGTATTTGGACCTCTCTCAAAACTATTTCGTTGGCCCCATTCCTCATGACATCAACACACTAGGCCGGCTCCAGTACTTGAATCTTATGGTAAATAATTTTTCAGGCGAAGTTCCTGCCGCCATTGGATCGTTGCAAGAGCTAAGGACCCTTCTGCTTGTTAAGAACCAGTTCAGTGGTCCTCTCCCGCTAGAAATTAGCAACTTATCCAAGCTTGAAATTTTGGAATTAGCAGATAATTCAGAATTCATGCCGTCTAAGTTTCCTTCAAGTTTCACTAACTTGACGATGCTGAAGACTTTATGGATGTCTGGAACAAATTTAATTGGTGAAATCCCTGAGATAATTGGAGATATGAAAGCTCTCGAGGTATTGGATTTATCTAAAAATGCACTAACGGGAGAAATCCCAAAAGCATTGTTCTTGTTGAAGAATTTGAAGGCGGTATACCTTTTCAACAATACGCTATTCGGAGAGATTCCTCAAGTGATTCGAGCTTCCAATCTGACAGTAATTGATCTTTCTCAAAACAGCCTGACTGGAAGAATACCGAGTGATGTCGGGAAGCTAGAAAAGTTATCCATTTTAGTTCTGTTTTACAATCAACTTTCAGGCGAAATTCCTGAAGGCCTCGGCCAAATCTCCACGTTAACAGACGTTAGATTGTTTGGCAATAGATTGTCAGGCACTCTACCTCAAGATCTCGGCCGATACTCGATGCTTGAGAGATTTGAGGTTTGTTCTAACAGGCTGACAGGGCTGTTGCCTAAGCATTTATGCGATGGAGGTAAGTTGCTGGGAGTTGTAGCGTTTGACAACAATCTTACGGGACAATTGCCAACCTCACTCGGTAACTGTGATAGCTTAGTAATGGTTGATGTCCGCCGGAATGGTCTTACTGGGAGCATTCCCAGTGGACTATGGACATCGTTGAACTTATCAAAGTTAATGATAAGTGACAACATGTTCACTGGTGAGCTTCCCCGAAAAGTGTCGGATAATCTCTCCAGACTCGAGATGAGTAACAACCGGTTTTTTGGAGAAATACCTGTTGATGTGAAGCTGTGGAGGAACCTTTCCGTATTTAATGCCAGTAACAACTTCTTCAGTGGTACAATTCCTGGAGAATTAACTGCCCTTTCATCTGTACAAGTTCTTTTGCTTGACCGAAACCAACTTCATGGTTCCCTTCCATCTGATATAATCTCATGGAACTCACTCGCTACTCTAAACCTTAGCCAAAACCAACTTTCGGGACAAATTCCAGAGGCCATTGGTTTTCTACCGAGCCTAAACTTATTGGATCTGTCTAAAAACGAATTTTCAGGCCAAATTCCTCCTCAACTTGGTCAACtaaagtctagtttcattaaccTTTCTTCCAATCATCTCGTGGGGAACATCCCAAAAGAGTTCGAAAATGGTGCGTACTCCAACAGCTTCCTAAACAATCCTGGTCTCTGTGCAGGTACTGCAAATGTAAACCTCCGCATTTGTGGTTCACAAAAAAACCCGAACTTGAGTTATCCTCGAATTCTTATTTGGATTTCGAGTACAGCAGTTCTTGTACTGTGTTTGTCAGTTTCATTCTTCCTCTCTAAATTCTGTTGGAAGAGAAATCGCGTCTTGGATCCGGAATGGGAGCTCACCGCATTCCAAATGGTGACTTTCACGATAAAAAGCATTTTGTCAGGATTGGAAGGCCAAAAAAACAAGATTGGAGATGGGGGATCAGGAGAAGTATACCGTGTTGATATAACTGGCAATGGTGATTTCGTTGCCGTTAAGAAGATTCGGAATAAGATAAAGCTTGAGAGGGAATTGGAGAAGGAATTTCAAGCTGAAGTTATGACACTGAGCAGAATTAAGCATTTGAACATAGTGAAACTGATGTGTTGCATGTCAAGTAAGGACTCGAAACTTCTTGTTTACGAGTACATGGAGAACGGGAGCCTTGACCTATGGTTGAATAAGCACCGAACATCGGGTATCATCTTGGATTGGCCTAAGCGATTCCGAATCGCGATCGGGGCTGCCCAAGGACTCTGCTATATGCACCACGATTGCTCCCCACCCATTATTCATCGAGATGTGAAGTCAAGCAACATCCTGTTAGATTCTGAATTCAATGCCAAAGTTGCTGATTTTGGTCTAGCTAAGATGTTGATCAAAGGAAAACCAACAACAATGTCTGCGGTGGCTGGTTCGATTGGCTACATTGCTCCTG AATATGCTCATACACGGAGAATCAACGAGAAGGTCGATGTTTATAGCTTCGGAGTCATCCTTTTGGAGCTGACAACAGGACGAAAACCGGATCACGGGGATGAAAACAGACCACTTGCAGAATGGGCTCAACGTTACTATGAACAAGGCAACTCGATAGTTGATGCATTAGCTGAAGATATCAAAAAAGCTTGTCACTTGAACCAAATGTGCAATGTCTTCAAACTCGGTCTCTGTTGTACAAGAACATTGCCTCCGTTAAGACCTTCCATGAGAGATGTTCTGCAAATTTTAGTCCAAAGCGCTCATCCTCTTGATTATCAAAGTAAGAGCGCTGAAAAGGAGTTTGATAAGGCTGTTTTGCTTCAAAAGTTGAAAGATGGACCGACCTTCTGTCCCAATAATGTTTACTCAGTATGA
- the LOC108485461 gene encoding protein DETOXIFICATION 52-like, which yields MCNQTTTATLPNVSSTSSTDKSSQAHLYFNVLPLSNSIKDTEKQQLQQHQGNGYVYPSVSEISAEVKSLFNLAFPIALTGLILYSRSIISMFFLGHLGDIQLAAGSLAIAFANITGYSVLSGLALGMEPLCSQAFGSQRPKLLSLTLHSYVIFLLCTSIIISFLWTNMFNILVYFHQDPDITHIGQRYLLFSLPDLFTNSFIHPIRIYLRAQGITFPLTLATLIATVFHLPINLLLVSRFNFGVAGVAASASISNLFVLICLVVYIWASGLHEPTWEKPSLECLTGWKQLLKLAAPSCFSVCLEWWWYEIMIILCGLLGNPKAPVASMGILIQTTSLIYVFPSSLGFAVSTRVGNELGANRPYKARLSAVVAVLVSAMMGLSASTFASGMRDKWAHMFTSDSEILRLTSIALPILGLCELGNCPQTVGCGVLRGSARPSTAANVNLGAFYLVGMPVAIGLGFYLGVGFPGLWLGLFSAQVCCALLMLFVVGSTDWDLQARRAQMLTCVDTRLPDNCDDNNKGDEHQPLICIMVTSAA from the coding sequence ATGTGTAATCAAACCACCACCGCTACCCTCCCAAACGTATCATCTACTTCATCAACCGATAAATCATCTCAAGCCCACCTTTATTTCAATGTTCTACCACTCTCCAACTCCATAAAAGATACTGAAAAGCAACAACTGCAACAACATCAAGGAAATGGATATGTATACCCTTCAGTCTCAGAGATCAGTGCAGAAGTTAAATCACTTTTCAATCTGGCTTTCCCCATAGCTCTAACCGGTCTCATTCTCTATTCTcgctccatcatttccatgttCTTCCTTGGCCATCTCGGAGATATCCAACTTGCTGCTGGCTCTTTAGCTATAGCTTTTGCAAACATCACGGGCTACTCGGTTCTTTCTGGACTTGCTTTAGGTATGGAACCACTCTGTTCCCAAGCCTTTGGTTCTCAAAGACCTAAACTTTTATCTTTAACCCTTCACAGCTACGTTATTTTCCTCTTATGCACTTCCATAATAATATCCTTTCTTTGGACAAACATGTTcaacattttggtttattttcacCAAGATCCTGATATCACCCACATCGGCCAGAGATACTTGCTTTTTTCCCTCCCCGACCTTTTCACCAACTCTTTCATTCACCCAATTCGCATTTACCTTCGTGCTCAAGGTATCACTTTCCCCCTTACTTTAGCAACCCTCATCGCCACCGTCTTCCATTTACCCATCAACTTGTTACTCGTTTCCCGCTTCAACTTCGGTGTCGCCGGTGTTGCTGCCTCCGCTTCCATCTCTAACCTGTTCGTTCTCATCTGCTTGGTTGTTTACATTTGGGCTTCGGGCCTCCACGAGCCCACATGGGAGAAGCCGAGTTTGGAGTGTTTAACAGGCTGGAAGCAGCTGCTCAAGCTAGCCGCGCCGAGCTGCTTCTCGGTGTGTTTGGAGTGGTGGTGGTATGAgattatgatcattttgtgtgGGCTTTTGGGGAACCCAAAGGCACCGGTCGCTTCAATGGGGATATTGATCCAAACGACATCGTTGATATACGTTTTCCCATCTTCACTGGGTTTCGCGGTTTCGACCCGTGTTGGTAACGAACTAGGTGCGAACCGTCCTTACAAAGCGAGATTATCAGCTGTGGTGGCGGTGCTTGTATCCGCCATGATGGGCCTATCAGCTTCTACATTTGCATCGGGGATGCGGGATAAGTGGGCCCATATGTTTACCTCTGATTCCGAGATCCTACGACTCACATCCATCGCCCTTCCCATCCTAGGGCTATGCGAGCTTGGGAATTGCCCGCAAACGGTAGGATGTGGGGTCCTAAGAGGGAGTGCCCGTCCTTCCACCGCAGCCAATGTGAACCTGGGTGCATTCTATCTGGTGGGTATGCCAGTGGCAATTGGGCTCGGATTCTATCTCGGAGTCGGGTTCCCTGGGCTTTGGTTAGGCCTATTTTCGGCGCAAGTGTGTTGTGCTTTGCTAATGTTGTTTGTGGTGGGATCCACTGACTGGGACCTTCAAGCTAGGAGGGCCCAGATGCTGACGTGTGTAGATACCAGGCTGCCTGATAATTGTGATGATAATAATAAGGGCGACGAACATCAGCCGTTGATATGCATTATGGTGACTTCGGCTGCTTAA